TTTACCCTCCTAAATCCTCTGACAACCTTGAAGGATCTCCAAAAACTACTGATCGAAATCAAATCCCTAGGTCAAACATTACATACAACAGATATAAATCATGAACTCAAAAAAAATTGCTGAACAAGCTACCATTCAAAGTTTTCTTAATTGTTATCTGCGAGAAACCAGAGACTATGAAAAATTACCACCCGATATGCCATTGGCAATGCAAATCAGTGAACTAACCGAAGCGAAAGTCGTCCTTCGTTGTCCATTACCTCGTCAAAATTTAGATATTTTTGCAGGAGTTCGTTATTGGTCATTGTGCGATCGCCACTTATTCACCTTTCCCATTTTTTACAAATCCCAAAACACCAGTGAACTGTTAAAACTAGACTACGTAACCTTAACTGCACTAATTTCCAAAGAATTAAGCCTAAATAGTAATAGCTCAGAAAACTGTGACGAATTAATTTTACGGGTAATCCAAAGTTGCCAAAACATCGAGCAGTTTTTAAACCATCGTCAGCCAGACATTGATAGTTTATATGACTTCCATCAAAACTTTATTGACAGCGAACAATCTTTGATTTTTGGACATCATTTTCACCCCACCCCCAAAAGTCGCCAAGGATTTTTAGAGGAAGAATTACCCATCTATTCCCCAGAAACCCAAGGAGCATTTTCTTTACACTACTTCCGCGCCCATTCATCCATCATCCTCGAAGGTTCAACCCTCGAAAAAACAGCCACAGAATTGATCAAAGAGGAACTACGGGCAGATCAAACCATCAGTGAATCTTTTAAAAATAAATATTGTAACCCAGATGAATATGCCCTGATTCCCGTCCATCCATGGCAGGCAAAATGGTTAAAACATTCCCCCAAAGTGCAGGAATTGTTAAACGAGGGCTTATTAGAAGACATAGGACAACAGGGCAAACCCTATCAACCCACTTCCTCCATTCGCACTGTTTATAATTCTCAATCACAATTCATGTTTAAACTTTCCTTAAATGTGAAAATTACCAACTCCATTCGAGGGAATCTGTATAAGGAATTAGAGCGGGGTTTAGAAGTTAATCGCATCCTTTCTAGTCCTATCGGAGAGGATTTGTATGCACATTTTCCTAACTTTGATATTGTTCGAGATCCCGCTTATATTACCATCCCCCTTGATGGCTTAGAATCTGGATTCGCCACGATTTTGAGAACTAATCCTTTTCACACGGAAAATTATCAAAGCCATAGCAATGCTCAACCTACCAACGTCACCACCGATGCAACCTGTTTAATTGCCCTCTGTCAAGATTCTGTTACAAGTCAAAGTTCCCGTTTAGGAACTATTATTCGTACCCTTGCCGAAAAAGAAAATGTTTCCATGGAGGTAATTAGCTTAAAGTGGTTTCAAGAGTATTTGCAGATTTCCTTAAAACCTATTCTTTGGCTTTATTTTACCTATGGCATTGCCCTCGAAGCTCACCAACAAAATAGTCTTTTAGAGTTGAAAGAAGGTTATCCCCATCGATTTTTTTATCGAGACAATCAAGGTTATTATTACCGTCGCTCTTTTCAATATTTGCTTAATAGTATCTTGCCCAATATCAGTGAGAAAAGCGAAACAATCTGCGATGATGGGGTGATTGATGAACGATTAATGTACTATCTCTTCATTAATAATATTTT
This is a stretch of genomic DNA from Cyanobacterium aponinum PCC 10605. It encodes these proteins:
- a CDS encoding IucA/IucC family protein, yielding MNSKKIAEQATIQSFLNCYLRETRDYEKLPPDMPLAMQISELTEAKVVLRCPLPRQNLDIFAGVRYWSLCDRHLFTFPIFYKSQNTSELLKLDYVTLTALISKELSLNSNSSENCDELILRVIQSCQNIEQFLNHRQPDIDSLYDFHQNFIDSEQSLIFGHHFHPTPKSRQGFLEEELPIYSPETQGAFSLHYFRAHSSIILEGSTLEKTATELIKEELRADQTISESFKNKYCNPDEYALIPVHPWQAKWLKHSPKVQELLNEGLLEDIGQQGKPYQPTSSIRTVYNSQSQFMFKLSLNVKITNSIRGNLYKELERGLEVNRILSSPIGEDLYAHFPNFDIVRDPAYITIPLDGLESGFATILRTNPFHTENYQSHSNAQPTNVTTDATCLIALCQDSVTSQSSRLGTIIRTLAEKENVSMEVISLKWFQEYLQISLKPILWLYFTYGIALEAHQQNSLLELKEGYPHRFFYRDNQGYYYRRSFQYLLNSILPNISEKSETICDDGVIDERLMYYLFINNIFGLINAFGVAGLIDESLLFAELRKHLTEFENVNLSGSLLLENLKQTTLRSKANLLTRFHDMDELVGSVATQSVYVDIHNPLVEKKNPVLGGAYV